The region GGGATCGCTTCGATGAAGCCCTGCACGCCCGTGCGGCCTGAGAGGGGACGCGGGATGAGTGTTCGCCGCAGCACCATCATCTTCGCCTGGATCCTGCTTCTTCCTGCCGTTCTCTATGTGACTGTGATCGTCGCCTATCCGCTGGTGGATACGTTCATCCTCTCCTTCACCGATGCCTCGCTGAAGAAAACGACCAAATGGGTGGGCACCGCCAACTACGACAAGATCTTCAACGGCACCTTCGCGGAAGTGATCATCCGCACCTTCGTCTGGACCGCCTTTTCGGTGTCGATCAAGATGATCATCGGCACCTTCGGTGCAGTGATGCTGAATTCGGCGGTGCCGGGGCGGGCGCTCTTCCGTGTGCTCACCATGCCCCCATGGATCGTGCCGATGGCGATCGGCATCTTCATGTGGGGCTGGATGTATAATGGCCAGTTCGGCATGATTTCCGGCATGCTGCAGAACTGGGGCCTAGTCGATGGTCCTGTCGCCTTCCTCGCCCACGGTTCGACGGCATTTTGGGCAACGATCATCACCGATGTCTGGATCGGTGTGCCGCTGGTGACCCTTTACATGCTGGCCTCGATCCAGGC is a window of Sinorhizobium numidicum DNA encoding:
- a CDS encoding carbohydrate ABC transporter permease, translating into MSVRRSTIIFAWILLLPAVLYVTVIVAYPLVDTFILSFTDASLKKTTKWVGTANYDKIFNGTFAEVIIRTFVWTAFSVSIKMIIGTFGAVMLNSAVPGRALFRVLTMPPWIVPMAIGIFMWGWMYNGQFGMISGMLQNWGLVDGPVAFLAHGSTAFWATIITDVWIGVPLVTLYMLASIQAIPQDLYEAAWTDGAGRFYRFRRITLPLLVPSMITMSMLSLIATFNSFDIIWILTQGGPNGDTTTMIIDTYRTAIGSKKYGEGAARAVLICIFLSIFCFAYFRVTHRLASGESR